Proteins encoded in a region of the Candidatus Thiopontia autotrophica genome:
- a CDS encoding SLBB domain-containing protein has protein sequence MSDLSKLNQVLLHPDRRFGADLDTWLVDIGGDGLEKAILNPEHILPTIREAKLLGLGGSGFPTHIKWEFVANEPSDQDKYLICNGNEDEPGTFKDRILLQETPHQVIEGAIITALATGTNQIVFYINPEQEGSLEAMKEATNQWSETDYVNQVSNILGRPLEFYIVASSGHYIGGEETAAIESIEGKFPFPRGKPPYPAKAGLFGLPTLINNVETMANVSHIIRNGAEWFINQGEGDSHGTKIFSLSGDVLRPGAYELPMGTPLSDLIHIHGGGMLLDRKLKAVFTGGPSNTILTPKDLDVPLDFDSVQERRSSLGTGAMIVISEGTGVVRRVTEYVSFFANSSCGQCPSCKTGTFYASQLLSRIDSGNGTRADLDTLINLTRILPGSGRCHLLDGAIKLLDSSLYHFMDEYEQPLRHS, from the coding sequence ATGAGTGACTTATCAAAACTGAATCAGGTACTACTTCATCCTGATCGTCGCTTCGGTGCTGATCTCGATACCTGGCTGGTTGATATTGGTGGTGACGGTCTGGAGAAAGCAATACTGAATCCGGAACATATTCTACCAACCATTCGTGAAGCAAAGTTACTGGGGCTCGGTGGTAGCGGGTTCCCAACCCATATCAAGTGGGAATTTGTAGCGAATGAACCGAGTGACCAGGACAAATATCTCATCTGTAACGGAAATGAAGATGAGCCGGGAACATTCAAAGACCGAATCCTGCTTCAGGAGACCCCTCATCAGGTTATTGAAGGGGCAATTATTACCGCACTGGCCACTGGCACAAACCAGATTGTCTTCTATATAAATCCTGAACAGGAAGGTTCGCTTGAGGCGATGAAAGAGGCCACAAACCAGTGGAGTGAAACCGACTATGTAAACCAGGTCTCCAACATCCTTGGACGCCCTCTTGAGTTTTATATTGTTGCCAGCTCTGGTCACTATATTGGTGGTGAAGAGACTGCGGCAATTGAGTCTATTGAGGGCAAATTTCCATTTCCACGTGGCAAGCCACCATATCCTGCTAAAGCAGGACTATTTGGACTCCCTACACTGATTAATAATGTAGAGACCATGGCCAACGTCTCTCATATTATTCGCAATGGTGCAGAGTGGTTTATAAACCAGGGAGAGGGAGACTCGCACGGCACAAAGATCTTCTCCCTGAGTGGTGATGTACTACGTCCCGGAGCTTATGAACTCCCGATGGGTACTCCCCTGTCTGACCTGATCCATATCCATGGTGGAGGCATGTTGCTGGACAGAAAACTCAAGGCAGTCTTTACCGGTGGCCCCTCCAACACAATCTTGACACCAAAGGATCTGGATGTCCCGCTGGACTTTGACTCGGTGCAGGAGAGACGATCCAGCCTGGGTACAGGGGCAATGATCGTAATCTCAGAGGGGACAGGAGTTGTACGCCGGGTGACAGAATATGTCTCGTTCTTTGCAAACTCATCCTGTGGGCAGTGTCCTTCATGCAAAACAGGAACATTTTATGCGTCTCAACTGCTCTCGCGAATTGACAGCGGAAATGGAACCCGTGCCGATCTTGACACATTGATTAATCTAACCCGCATCCTCCCGGGAAGTGGCCGTTGCCATCTTTTGGACGGGGCAATAAAACTGCTTGATAGCTCTCTCTACCATTTTATGGATGAATATGAGCAACCACTGAGACACAGCTAA
- the folK gene encoding 2-amino-4-hydroxy-6-hydroxymethyldihydropteridine diphosphokinase, giving the protein MKAYVGLGSNLDSPDKQIDSALLALENMDQTTLVAISSLYINPPMGPQDQPDYLNAVAEIDTTLGPSQLLDQLQKIEHQQGRNRERRWGERTIDLDILLYGQDVVDDERLQIPHPGVAERPFVLVPLAEIAGAELNVPGEGMVGELLQQCDCGEMTKIEIRGID; this is encoded by the coding sequence ATGAAGGCATATGTTGGGCTGGGAAGTAACCTGGATAGTCCAGACAAGCAGATAGATAGTGCGCTGCTTGCGTTGGAGAATATGGATCAAACCACTCTTGTTGCCATCTCTTCACTTTATATAAATCCACCGATGGGACCACAGGATCAGCCGGACTACCTGAATGCAGTTGCAGAGATAGATACAACACTGGGACCATCACAACTTCTGGATCAGCTACAAAAGATAGAGCATCAACAAGGGCGTAACAGAGAAAGGCGTTGGGGGGAGCGTACAATTGATCTTGATATTTTGCTCTATGGACAAGATGTTGTGGATGACGAGAGATTGCAGATTCCTCATCCAGGAGTTGCAGAGAGGCCATTTGTACTGGTTCCTCTGGCTGAGATTGCAGGTGCTGAGCTGAATGTTCCCGGGGAGGGGATGGTTGGAGAGTTGTTGCAACAGTGTGATTGTGGTGAGATGACAAAAATAGAAATAAGAGGGATAGATTGA
- the pcnB gene encoding polynucleotide adenylyltransferase PcnB, whose protein sequence is MFSSEKGRPSVDATIFSRSEHPVSRGQMSRNAVKVLNRIHKGGYGAYLVGGGVRDLMLEREPKDFDVATDATPEEIKALFRNCRLIGRRFRLAHVHFGREIIEVATFRSGQDGSVSNAKQSEQGMILRDNLYGTLEEDAWRRDFTINALYYNIADFSVVDYTGGVRDLERGQIRMIGDPAQRYHEDPVRMLRAVRFAVKLGFQIEKKTEQPIFKLGNLLEQIPQARLYEEFLKMFQSGQALETFERLRHYDLFRYLFPLTDRVLDQQEGFPHAFLIKALENTDRRVAENKPITPAFLIAALLWEEVRQIADRSDERHPESGARLPENVRLHHAGRNALREQRKTLSMPKRFAIMAQEIWELQTRFQRRKGRQPYRFMDHPRFRAAYDFLLLRSEVGEVDSELANWWTDFQKVGTKERESMINEAPGSGKPRKKRRRRSKKPAQTSN, encoded by the coding sequence ATGTTCTCTTCTGAAAAAGGGCGACCATCTGTCGATGCGACTATATTTTCTCGTTCGGAGCATCCGGTCTCACGTGGGCAGATGAGCCGTAATGCGGTCAAGGTTCTAAATAGAATACACAAAGGTGGATATGGAGCTTATCTGGTTGGGGGTGGAGTTAGAGATTTGATGCTGGAGCGTGAGCCCAAGGATTTCGATGTAGCAACAGATGCAACTCCAGAGGAGATCAAGGCACTATTTCGTAACTGTCGTCTGATTGGTCGCCGTTTTCGTCTGGCTCATGTCCATTTTGGGAGGGAGATAATCGAGGTTGCCACCTTCCGTTCGGGACAGGATGGTTCAGTGAGTAACGCGAAACAGAGTGAACAGGGCATGATTCTGCGAGATAACCTCTACGGAACTCTGGAAGAGGATGCCTGGCGTAGAGACTTCACAATCAATGCGCTCTATTACAATATTGCCGATTTTTCGGTGGTGGATTATACCGGTGGAGTAAGAGATCTGGAACGTGGACAGATCAGGATGATTGGTGATCCAGCGCAACGCTATCATGAAGATCCTGTAAGAATGTTGCGGGCAGTCCGTTTTGCAGTAAAGCTTGGTTTTCAGATTGAGAAAAAGACTGAGCAACCAATTTTCAAGCTGGGAAATCTGTTGGAGCAGATCCCCCAGGCGCGACTATATGAGGAGTTTCTCAAGATGTTCCAGTCAGGGCAGGCGCTGGAGACCTTTGAACGACTGCGTCACTATGATCTGTTTCGCTACCTCTTTCCGCTTACTGACAGGGTATTGGATCAGCAAGAGGGGTTTCCTCATGCCTTTCTGATCAAGGCACTGGAGAATACGGATCGTCGTGTTGCAGAGAACAAACCAATTACCCCGGCATTTCTGATTGCAGCACTTCTCTGGGAGGAGGTGCGACAGATTGCAGACAGATCTGATGAGAGACACCCAGAAAGTGGTGCCAGATTGCCAGAAAATGTACGCCTGCACCATGCAGGGCGTAATGCATTGAGGGAACAAAGAAAAACTCTATCAATGCCAAAAAGGTTCGCCATAATGGCCCAGGAGATATGGGAACTGCAGACCCGTTTTCAGCGTCGTAAAGGCAGGCAGCCATACCGTTTTATGGATCACCCCCGCTTTCGTGCTGCTTATGATTTTCTGTTGCTCAGATCCGAGGTTGGTGAGGTTGATAGCGAACTGGCCAACTGGTGGACTGACTTCCAGAAAGTTGGTACGAAGGAGCGAGAGAGCATGATCAACGAGGCTCCGGGTAGCGGTAAGCCCAGAAAAAAGCGGCGTAGACGCAGCAAGAAGCCGGCTCAGACCAGCAACTGA
- a CDS encoding (2Fe-2S)-binding protein, with translation MSDTQTKVHVTINGKQIHVSSTLSVIQALWKAGYPRVQGVGCLEGVCGSCRVLVRRAETDEISMEMGCQTLVEDGMEVMFLVFPSPSQHSYSLEQIQNSWEVQTEFHKIFPEAQQCRNCHGCTTSCPKDIDVEKGVELAVKGRFKEAGDLFIECVMCDLCMTGCPEQIAPNHVGLFARRVTAYFHSRPSNLINRLEKIRTGALQVIKE, from the coding sequence ATGAGCGATACCCAAACAAAAGTCCATGTCACCATTAACGGCAAACAGATCCATGTCTCCTCGACACTATCTGTAATCCAGGCACTGTGGAAAGCAGGATATCCCCGCGTCCAGGGGGTTGGCTGTCTCGAGGGTGTATGTGGATCCTGCCGGGTATTGGTGCGTCGCGCAGAAACTGACGAGATAAGCATGGAGATGGGGTGCCAGACCCTGGTTGAGGATGGTATGGAGGTAATGTTTCTGGTCTTTCCGTCACCATCCCAGCATAGCTACAGTCTGGAACAGATACAAAATTCATGGGAGGTCCAGACCGAGTTCCACAAGATTTTTCCTGAAGCACAACAGTGCCGCAATTGTCACGGTTGTACAACATCATGCCCCAAGGATATTGATGTTGAGAAGGGGGTTGAGCTTGCGGTAAAGGGGCGTTTTAAAGAGGCCGGAGACCTGTTTATTGAGTGTGTTATGTGTGATCTCTGCATGACCGGATGTCCTGAACAGATTGCTCCAAACCATGTTGGCCTGTTTGCTCGACGTGTGACCGCATACTTTCACTCTCGCCCCTCCAACCTGATTAATCGCCTTGAAAAGATCCGTACTGGCGCCCTACAGGTGATCAAGGAGTAA
- the panB gene encoding 3-methyl-2-oxobutanoate hydroxymethyltransferase codes for MSSSTTNSGHGRVTVSTLMEMKANKEKITSLTAYDYSFAQQIDKAGVDLVLVGDSLGMVIQGRETTIPVTVDEMIYHARMVGHGLKRALLLVDMPFMSYATPELALENGGRLMKETGAQMVKLEGGEDQVETVSLLVSRNIPVCAHLGLQPQSVHRLGGYRVQGRESDVAQQMIADAHALEQAGASMLVLECVPVVLAQEITAALEIPVIGIGAGVECDGQVLVLYDMLGITMGRVPQFVKNFMEDGGAVSEALSNYVAEVRGGKFPAVEHTFQ; via the coding sequence ATGAGTAGTTCAACCACAAACAGTGGGCATGGTCGTGTAACAGTCTCTACATTAATGGAGATGAAGGCTAATAAAGAAAAAATCACCTCACTTACGGCATATGACTATAGTTTTGCTCAACAGATTGATAAGGCGGGAGTTGACCTGGTTTTGGTAGGGGACTCTCTGGGGATGGTAATTCAGGGCAGAGAGACCACAATTCCAGTGACTGTTGACGAGATGATTTATCACGCCAGGATGGTTGGTCATGGCCTGAAGAGAGCGTTACTGCTGGTTGATATGCCCTTTATGAGTTACGCCACGCCAGAGCTGGCTCTGGAGAATGGTGGTCGCCTTATGAAAGAGACAGGGGCACAGATGGTAAAACTGGAGGGTGGAGAAGATCAGGTTGAAACGGTGTCACTTTTGGTGAGTAGAAATATTCCTGTTTGTGCTCATCTGGGATTGCAGCCACAGTCTGTTCACCGTTTGGGCGGATATCGTGTTCAGGGCAGAGAGAGTGATGTTGCCCAGCAGATGATTGCCGATGCTCACGCGCTAGAGCAGGCAGGAGCCTCAATGCTGGTGCTGGAGTGTGTCCCGGTGGTTCTGGCTCAGGAGATTACGGCGGCGCTTGAGATTCCGGTTATTGGGATTGGGGCAGGGGTTGAGTGTGATGGCCAGGTGTTGGTGCTGTACGACATGCTGGGAATTACTATGGGCAGAGTTCCACAGTTTGTGAAAAACTTCATGGAAGATGGCGGTGCTGTTTCGGAGGCACTTTCCAATTATGTTGCAGAGGTTAGAGGGGGCAAGTTCCCGGCTGTTGAGCATACATTTCAGTAG
- a CDS encoding FAD-binding protein: MDKVNNEAISYQKAVANYRIKQERPLPIPEIDSEKLLNSFHPDYIEECLTTLKVGANKGDPCHKQLADTLQSDSRISEADLAGAATVETDVLVIGGGGAGCAAALIAQQQGARVILATKLRLGDSNTVMAEGGIQASINKDDSPQFHYNDTMSAGHQKSDPDLVSQLVLDGPDVIRWLIQQGMQFDLDEFGDLLTRRAGGTSAERICFYRDYTGLEMMRVLRESVHNSNIDVWDYSPTVELLGDDQGGCSGAVISSLKNRKYIQISAKAVIVATGGIGRMHLNGFPTSNHFGATGDGLVLSYRMGAQLRDLDSFQYHPTGLAYPFHLAGSLITEGVRSCGTYLLNGNGERFVDELSARDIVAAAVIRECREGRGIITEDGHQGIWLDTPGLEARQPGVLQKRFPKLMHLGEKAEINPAETPLLIYPTLHYQNGGVVINEDCETSVPGLFSTGEVTGGIHGRNRLMGNALLEIISFGRKAGAAAAKKRKDKRSSQLSIEHLNTLRRELTNAELSMDLQGPILFPEYAKFDLDSDYVGLHRNRRQSS, encoded by the coding sequence ATGGATAAGGTCAATAACGAGGCAATATCCTATCAGAAGGCAGTCGCCAACTATCGCATCAAACAGGAGCGGCCTCTGCCAATACCTGAAATTGATAGTGAAAAACTGTTAAACAGTTTTCACCCAGACTATATCGAAGAGTGCCTAACTACACTAAAGGTTGGAGCCAACAAGGGAGACCCTTGCCACAAACAGCTTGCCGATACACTGCAGTCAGACTCAAGAATCAGTGAAGCTGATTTGGCAGGAGCCGCGACTGTAGAGACAGATGTACTGGTTATTGGTGGTGGTGGTGCAGGATGTGCTGCCGCACTGATTGCACAACAACAGGGGGCCAGAGTAATCCTGGCTACAAAACTGCGTCTTGGGGATAGCAACACAGTAATGGCAGAGGGCGGTATTCAAGCCTCCATCAACAAGGATGATTCGCCCCAATTCCACTATAACGACACCATGAGTGCCGGCCATCAGAAATCTGATCCTGACCTTGTATCTCAACTGGTGCTGGATGGACCTGATGTTATTCGCTGGCTTATCCAGCAGGGCATGCAGTTTGATCTGGATGAGTTTGGTGACCTGCTTACCAGGCGTGCTGGTGGTACCTCAGCGGAACGCATATGTTTCTATCGTGACTACACTGGCCTGGAGATGATGCGAGTACTACGTGAATCTGTCCATAACAGCAACATTGATGTGTGGGACTACAGTCCAACAGTGGAGCTACTAGGGGATGATCAGGGTGGCTGCTCTGGAGCTGTTATCTCTTCACTGAAAAATCGAAAATATATCCAGATAAGCGCAAAGGCAGTTATTGTCGCAACTGGCGGCATTGGAAGAATGCACCTTAATGGTTTTCCAACATCAAACCATTTCGGTGCAACTGGTGATGGCCTGGTACTCTCCTATCGCATGGGAGCGCAACTGCGTGATCTTGACTCTTTTCAGTACCATCCAACTGGTCTTGCATACCCCTTCCACCTTGCAGGCAGCCTTATAACTGAAGGAGTTCGCTCCTGTGGAACCTATCTGTTAAACGGGAATGGAGAACGCTTTGTTGATGAGCTCTCCGCTCGAGATATTGTTGCTGCCGCCGTTATTCGTGAATGTCGTGAAGGTCGAGGCATAATTACAGAGGATGGCCATCAGGGAATCTGGCTGGACACCCCAGGGCTGGAGGCCAGGCAACCCGGGGTTCTGCAGAAGAGGTTTCCCAAGCTAATGCACCTGGGAGAGAAAGCCGAAATCAACCCGGCTGAAACACCACTACTTATATACCCTACCCTCCACTATCAGAACGGTGGTGTAGTAATTAATGAAGATTGTGAAACCTCAGTGCCAGGACTCTTCTCTACTGGTGAGGTAACCGGTGGAATTCACGGAAGAAATCGTCTTATGGGAAATGCTCTTCTTGAGATTATCAGCTTTGGGCGTAAGGCAGGAGCTGCCGCCGCCAAAAAAAGAAAAGACAAACGCAGCAGTCAACTATCTATTGAGCACCTAAATACACTCCGTAGAGAGCTGACCAACGCAGAACTCTCTATGGATCTACAGGGACCAATACTCTTTCCTGAATATGCAAAATTTGATCTGGACTCAGATTATGTTGGTCTGCACCGTAACCGAAGGCAGAGCTCATGA
- the ppc gene encoding phosphoenolpyruvate carboxylase: MKKLTQPRDQILRSRVKLLGTLLGNVLKNQAGEDIFDAVETLRKGFIALRKKENSRKRARLMQLIEQLDPDQLTHVIRAFSIYFSLINQTEEEFQHLQRRKQLLTDKQLWRGSFDATLHSFVDDGIDKEDLQSLLNSLAYMPVMTAHPTEARRRTIMEGLRRVFEYEEKLDDPRLSRSEKDEIIRDLEGQIQILWNTDEIRTRKPTVEDEINQGLYYYQKSLFKSVPRLYRNLERHIRKIYLDGAPTMEGVEVPSFLRFGSWIGGDRDGNPYVTPQTTETAVRIYAKTILEEYIGRVDSLIHVLTHSSKLSDLPQPFIDQVSRDEKFCQSIDCGQIERFDNEPYRRRLFVIQHRLSLNLEILNRRIFGNNVDNRIPGYDSIDEFRQDLGLIYDALVHQGDLRTARGDLQDLIRLVETFGFHLLHLDIRQESTRHTDAIADMLTSNETGIDYNSLDESERIELLAKAIEQDRPFTLQKNLLQTETLETLEIFDVIYRMREELGDESFGHYVISMTHEASHLLEVLLLARQAGLVGRDIGGRFCHLQVTPLFETIDDLDRLKPVLSRLFKNQTYRELLTLSGNLQEVMLGYSDSSKDGGIASSSWHLYKAQQQVVKLTKQYKIECRLFHGRGGTIGRGGGPTHDAILSQPAGTVHGQIKFTEQGEVLYYKYANEETALYELTMGVTGLMKATTCIIRKSESEHPEHRKVMERLSKLGEKSYRNLIDDTPGLLDYFYEATPVMEIGLLNLGSRPSHRSKGNRSKSSIRAIPWVFGWAQSRHTLPAWYGIGSALEKWRDNKPERLKQLRQMARQWPYFSALLGNTQMALFKGDMDIAEEYSMLAEDKESAQKIFSMIRDEHAKTCQQLLEITEQESMLEDIPSLALSLMRRNPYLDPLNHIQIILHQRFISSPDIEREDDQWMQPLLRTINAISNGMRNTG; the protein is encoded by the coding sequence ATGAAGAAACTTACCCAACCCAGAGACCAGATTCTCCGTAGCAGAGTAAAACTGCTCGGCACACTCCTTGGCAATGTGCTTAAAAACCAGGCTGGTGAGGATATTTTTGATGCTGTAGAGACGCTGAGAAAGGGTTTTATAGCTCTCAGAAAAAAGGAGAATAGCCGAAAACGTGCCCGACTGATGCAGCTGATAGAACAGCTGGACCCAGATCAGCTCACCCATGTTATCAGGGCATTCAGCATCTACTTCAGCCTGATAAACCAGACTGAAGAGGAGTTTCAGCACCTGCAACGTCGCAAACAACTACTTACCGACAAGCAGTTGTGGAGAGGATCATTTGATGCAACCCTCCACAGTTTTGTGGATGATGGAATTGACAAAGAAGATCTGCAATCCCTGTTAAACAGTCTGGCCTACATGCCGGTCATGACAGCCCATCCCACCGAGGCGCGTCGCAGAACAATCATGGAGGGTCTGCGCCGGGTTTTTGAGTATGAAGAGAAGCTGGATGACCCTCGTCTGAGCCGCTCTGAAAAAGATGAGATTATTCGTGACCTGGAGGGACAGATACAGATACTCTGGAATACAGACGAGATTCGTACACGCAAACCAACTGTAGAGGATGAGATCAACCAGGGGCTCTACTATTACCAGAAATCTCTATTCAAGTCCGTCCCCAGACTCTATCGTAATCTGGAACGACACATCCGCAAGATATATCTTGATGGCGCTCCTACCATGGAGGGAGTTGAGGTGCCATCATTTCTCCGCTTTGGCTCATGGATTGGTGGAGATCGTGATGGCAACCCATATGTTACGCCTCAAACCACTGAAACCGCTGTACGTATCTATGCAAAAACCATTCTTGAGGAGTATATAGGTCGTGTTGACTCACTCATCCATGTGCTCACACACTCCAGTAAGCTATCAGATCTGCCACAGCCATTTATTGACCAGGTTTCCCGGGATGAAAAATTCTGCCAATCAATCGATTGTGGCCAGATAGAGCGCTTTGATAATGAACCATATCGGCGTCGCCTCTTTGTTATTCAACACCGTCTCTCACTAAATCTGGAGATCCTGAATCGCCGCATCTTCGGCAATAACGTGGACAATCGTATTCCTGGCTATGACTCCATTGATGAGTTCCGCCAAGATCTAGGGTTGATATACGATGCCCTGGTACATCAGGGAGATCTACGTACTGCCAGAGGAGACCTGCAGGATCTAATCAGGCTTGTCGAGACCTTTGGCTTCCACCTTCTCCATCTTGATATACGCCAGGAATCGACACGCCATACCGATGCTATTGCAGATATGCTAACCAGCAATGAAACCGGCATCGACTATAACAGCCTTGATGAATCTGAACGAATTGAGCTGCTTGCCAAGGCAATAGAGCAGGATCGGCCCTTCACTCTACAGAAAAATCTACTGCAGACAGAAACCCTGGAGACTCTAGAGATATTCGATGTTATCTATCGTATGCGTGAGGAACTTGGTGATGAATCATTTGGCCACTATGTGATCTCCATGACTCATGAGGCAAGCCATCTGCTAGAGGTGCTATTGCTTGCCCGCCAGGCAGGGTTGGTTGGGCGTGATATTGGTGGACGCTTCTGCCATCTCCAGGTGACCCCACTATTTGAAACCATTGATGACCTTGACAGACTGAAACCGGTACTGAGCAGACTATTCAAAAACCAGACATACAGAGAGTTGCTCACTCTATCAGGCAATCTCCAGGAGGTGATGCTGGGCTACTCTGATTCATCGAAGGATGGGGGTATCGCATCCTCATCATGGCATCTGTACAAGGCTCAACAACAGGTTGTAAAACTGACGAAGCAGTACAAGATAGAGTGTCGCCTGTTCCACGGTCGTGGCGGTACCATTGGGCGTGGTGGCGGCCCTACCCATGATGCAATTCTTTCACAACCAGCCGGAACTGTTCATGGCCAAATCAAGTTTACCGAACAAGGAGAGGTGCTCTATTACAAGTATGCCAATGAGGAGACTGCACTCTACGAACTGACCATGGGCGTTACTGGACTTATGAAAGCAACCACATGCATCATACGCAAAAGTGAATCCGAACACCCAGAGCATCGCAAGGTAATGGAGAGGCTAAGCAAGCTTGGGGAAAAGAGTTATCGCAATCTGATAGATGATACGCCCGGACTACTGGACTACTTCTATGAAGCAACACCAGTCATGGAGATCGGACTCCTTAACCTGGGATCTCGTCCATCACATCGTTCCAAGGGTAATCGTTCCAAGAGCTCCATTCGTGCCATCCCCTGGGTATTTGGCTGGGCCCAATCCAGACACACTCTCCCAGCATGGTATGGCATAGGCAGCGCCCTGGAAAAGTGGCGCGATAACAAGCCTGAAAGGTTAAAACAGCTTAGGCAGATGGCCAGACAATGGCCCTACTTCAGCGCCCTCTTGGGTAATACACAGATGGCCCTGTTCAAGGGAGATATGGACATAGCGGAAGAGTATTCCATGCTGGCAGAGGACAAAGAGAGCGCACAAAAGATCTTCAGCATGATCAGAGACGAACATGCCAAAACATGTCAGCAGCTCCTGGAGATTACCGAACAGGAGAGCATGCTTGAGGATATACCATCTCTCGCACTCTCTCTTATGCGCCGCAACCCCTATCTGGACCCACTTAACCACATCCAGATTATTCTGCACCAGAGATTTATCTCATCTCCAGATATAGAGAGAGAGGATGATCAATGGATGCAGCCGCTGTTAAGAACCATTAATGCCATATCCAATGGGATGAGGAATACTGGCTAG
- a CDS encoding aspartate 1-decarboxylase, protein MQINMLKTKLHRATVTHSELEYEGSCAIDGSLLDASGIMEYEQIHIYNIDNGERFVTYAIRAEHRSGVISVNGAAAHKANPGDRVIICAYTALDQAEAKNFKPRLIYLSGDNRIERTAHTIPVQAA, encoded by the coding sequence ATGCAAATCAATATGCTCAAGACAAAACTGCATCGTGCAACGGTTACCCACTCTGAATTGGAGTATGAGGGCTCATGTGCGATTGATGGAAGCCTGCTTGATGCCTCCGGAATAATGGAGTACGAGCAGATACATATCTACAATATCGATAATGGCGAACGTTTTGTAACCTATGCTATTCGTGCAGAGCATCGTTCTGGTGTGATCTCGGTTAATGGTGCGGCAGCACACAAGGCAAACCCTGGAGATCGTGTGATTATCTGTGCTTACACGGCACTGGATCAGGCAGAGGCAAAAAATTTCAAGCCCAGACTGATCTACCTCAGCGGTGATAACCGTATTGAGAGAACCGCCCATACCATTCCTGTACAGGCCGCCTAG
- a CDS encoding pantoate--beta-alanine ligase — MEEFSQIESLREHLAGLRCMGESIAFVPTMGNLHEGHLELVKEAKRNAAVVVVSIYVNPAQFGEGEDFDNYPRTMQQDREKLENIDTSILFVPSDGEMYPAGDRSPATTVEVAGISEQLCGRSRPGHFAGVATVVTKLLNIVQPDVALFGQKDYQQLLVIRQLVADLNLPVEVIGVPTFREDDGLAMSSRNGYLDAEERERAPEIYRTLQWAGDQLEAGREDYPVIELEAIEKLRQAGFLVDYFSILDSGLHSVKNGSKNLTVLAAAKMGATRLIDNLPLNLR, encoded by the coding sequence GTGGAAGAGTTTAGTCAAATTGAGTCATTAAGAGAGCATCTTGCCGGATTGCGCTGCATGGGCGAGTCAATCGCCTTTGTACCAACCATGGGTAACCTGCATGAAGGACACCTGGAGTTGGTGAAAGAGGCAAAGAGAAATGCAGCTGTGGTGGTTGTCTCTATCTATGTTAATCCTGCCCAGTTTGGAGAGGGTGAGGATTTTGATAATTATCCCCGGACCATGCAGCAAGACCGAGAGAAGCTTGAGAATATTGATACCTCAATTCTCTTTGTTCCATCAGATGGAGAGATGTATCCAGCTGGAGACCGTTCACCAGCTACAACTGTTGAGGTTGCAGGGATATCCGAACAGCTCTGCGGCCGCTCTCGTCCAGGACATTTTGCCGGGGTAGCTACAGTAGTTACCAAGTTATTAAACATTGTGCAGCCTGATGTAGCGCTTTTTGGGCAGAAGGATTACCAGCAGTTACTGGTTATTCGCCAACTGGTTGCAGATCTTAACCTTCCTGTTGAGGTTATCGGGGTTCCAACTTTTCGTGAAGATGATGGTTTGGCCATGAGCTCCAGGAATGGTTATCTTGATGCGGAGGAGAGAGAGAGGGCCCCCGAAATATACCGTACACTACAGTGGGCTGGAGATCAGCTTGAGGCAGGTAGAGAGGATTACCCCGTGATTGAGCTGGAGGCGATAGAAAAACTTCGGCAGGCCGGGTTCCTGGTTGACTACTTCTCAATTCTGGATTCAGGGTTGCACAGCGTCAAAAATGGCAGCAAAAACCTGACTGTTTTGGCTGCAGCAAAGATGGGGGCAACCCGATTAATTGATAATTTACCCCTTAATCTGAGATAA